In Gimesia benthica, a single window of DNA contains:
- a CDS encoding golvesin C-terminal-like domain-containing protein, translated as MASDAPFTVFDGSRNDITTTAINLGTFDLNQQIAPDDFLADGALWEDLGTFTVNSRTLTVMLTNLANGLITADAVRIERVSAGPEVQLTDVTDAPAPPSILVDGHPGGIDFGTTELLTDLTRTFEITNTGSAALDISNIVIPAGFTTTLVAQSVAAGDTISFEITMDSDSFGDRSGLFSFDTNDVDEATFNLLLHGQVSNVVIIDNGDADFSATAGFELYDSGVNRGSAGFEGDIAGAIPNQPGFIPPPAGTDTATWTFTGLADGFYRVSTTWSALYNRVTDAPYSLDGGAGTFDIDVNQTLIPSTFADNGAAWFDLNTSFEVVGGTLTVTLTNDASSIPRDTFDLANGVIADAVRIEYLPTPDLEVTVDGNVVDDDTGVVDFGTTIPGIPVSKTFTVTNLSADPVDVTGLIEFPPGFSIDPASPFGTDTVPVNIPGFGSVTFTIQFDGGTTGSTFGQISFTTGDADENPYNFTVTGAAGPATVGINDATFDATGTWNEHIPGVVGDPEFLYTGVPYVGGTGTSRAFWDFDVEPGRYQVVAHWYVHPDVSPYGRAAATNAPYTIFSDATPVATYRVSHQGSSNDFLDDGTWWEYIGDPVVINDNHMTVVLSDDANGIVYADEIRIIRVVDPVIKVEVDGGTVEDSGAVDFEDTIIGAPVVKTFTVTNFGERNMALGPINVPTGFSLVSGFGDTNLAPGDSTTFTLQMDASIGGSFSGMVSFGGDLAVENPFNFTVSGSAADSMIIDNGDFGYSTSGAAWNREVRTWGDDTQYFQRDQDVLLGGDLPGTNTATWTFENLGAGTYQVASHWLNHSGYASNAQITIAGIEGGPITVSLDQRFYPQGFSADGSIWQELGNFQVAAGNTLTVTISDDGANGNLAADAMRLELIPPGLTAPEIDVAAGATALTSGVSSIDLGTAFFGETLSQTFTITNTGTNTLNLGAITLPGSGEYTVSSPLGTTTLFAGQSTTFEISFNSTGAAGVVAGPVSIATNDSDENPFTFNITAEMTDVVLIDNGDVGYSSTGSWNTLFYDARYFESDAQRLNLGQSGTATWDFTNLTAGTYTVSATWLNDPLRATNAEYNVAGVGPVVVNQRVAPNDFAADGFNWEILTAAVVVAPGGSITVTLSDNGPANGAINADAIRIQRVGALMAAAGVSSTAAPSITQSDLDSVVDAALSYWETAGLSDAQLELLGSVNFVLTDLPDAMLGGASGTTVLIDVNAAGYGWFVDGTPLDSSEFTLLDGSLLAGSGSDAFGQMDLLTVVMHELGHTLGLEDLDSDGTLMSESLDVSERRLPSADEIDDFFSGIAGGDNPLLD; from the coding sequence ATGGCCAGCGATGCACCGTTTACCGTGTTCGACGGATCCCGCAATGACATTACCACCACGGCGATCAACCTGGGCACCTTCGATCTGAATCAGCAGATCGCTCCCGACGACTTCCTGGCCGACGGTGCTCTCTGGGAAGACCTGGGAACGTTCACTGTCAACAGCCGGACGCTGACCGTGATGCTGACCAACCTGGCCAACGGCCTGATCACTGCTGATGCGGTTCGCATCGAGCGGGTCTCCGCCGGTCCGGAAGTCCAGCTGACCGACGTGACCGACGCCCCGGCACCGCCGAGCATCCTGGTCGACGGTCATCCGGGCGGCATCGACTTCGGCACCACCGAACTGTTGACCGACCTGACCCGGACCTTCGAGATCACCAACACCGGTTCTGCTGCTCTGGACATCAGCAACATCGTGATTCCTGCCGGATTCACGACGACGCTGGTCGCTCAGAGTGTGGCCGCCGGCGATACGATCAGCTTCGAGATCACCATGGATTCCGACTCCTTCGGCGATCGCTCGGGGCTGTTCTCGTTCGACACCAACGACGTGGATGAAGCGACCTTCAACCTGCTGCTGCACGGTCAGGTCTCTAACGTCGTGATCATCGACAACGGCGATGCCGACTTCTCGGCCACCGCCGGCTTCGAACTGTATGACTCGGGCGTGAACCGGGGCAGTGCCGGCTTCGAAGGGGACATCGCGGGGGCAATTCCCAACCAGCCGGGTTTCATTCCGCCTCCGGCCGGGACTGACACCGCAACCTGGACCTTCACCGGTCTGGCCGACGGTTTCTACCGGGTCTCCACAACCTGGTCGGCCCTGTACAACCGAGTGACCGACGCGCCGTACTCACTGGACGGTGGAGCCGGTACCTTTGATATTGATGTGAACCAGACCCTGATTCCGTCCACCTTCGCTGACAACGGGGCTGCGTGGTTCGACCTGAATACCTCCTTCGAAGTGGTTGGCGGCACCCTGACGGTGACCCTGACCAACGATGCCAGCAGTATCCCGCGGGATACCTTCGACCTGGCCAACGGCGTGATCGCCGATGCGGTCCGGATTGAATACCTGCCGACTCCCGACCTGGAAGTCACCGTGGACGGCAATGTCGTCGACGATGACACGGGCGTGGTCGACTTCGGTACGACGATCCCCGGCATTCCGGTCTCCAAAACCTTTACCGTGACGAACCTCTCCGCGGATCCGGTCGATGTGACCGGTCTGATTGAGTTCCCACCCGGGTTCAGCATCGATCCTGCTTCCCCGTTCGGAACAGATACCGTGCCTGTGAACATTCCCGGCTTCGGTTCGGTGACCTTCACCATCCAGTTTGACGGCGGGACCACCGGTTCGACCTTCGGTCAAATCTCGTTCACCACGGGTGACGCGGATGAAAATCCTTACAACTTCACGGTAACGGGTGCCGCCGGACCGGCAACCGTAGGCATCAACGACGCAACATTCGATGCCACGGGGACCTGGAATGAGCACATTCCGGGTGTCGTGGGTGATCCGGAGTTCCTGTATACGGGAGTGCCTTACGTGGGCGGAACCGGTACCAGTCGTGCATTCTGGGACTTCGACGTGGAACCTGGCCGCTATCAGGTCGTAGCCCACTGGTACGTCCATCCGGACGTGAGCCCTTACGGACGGGCTGCTGCAACCAACGCTCCGTACACCATCTTCTCGGATGCGACCCCGGTCGCCACTTACCGGGTCAGTCATCAGGGCAGTTCGAACGACTTCCTGGATGATGGCACCTGGTGGGAATACATTGGTGATCCTGTTGTGATCAACGATAATCACATGACGGTGGTGCTGAGCGACGATGCCAACGGTATTGTCTACGCCGATGAAATCCGGATCATCCGGGTGGTTGATCCGGTGATCAAGGTCGAAGTGGATGGCGGAACCGTGGAAGACAGCGGTGCCGTGGACTTCGAAGATACGATCATCGGTGCTCCCGTGGTCAAGACCTTCACCGTAACGAACTTCGGCGAACGGAACATGGCCCTGGGGCCGATCAATGTTCCAACCGGGTTCAGCCTGGTCTCCGGCTTCGGGGATACGAACCTGGCCCCCGGGGATTCGACGACCTTCACCCTGCAGATGGACGCCAGCATCGGCGGCAGCTTCAGTGGAATGGTCAGCTTCGGAGGCGATCTGGCGGTTGAGAATCCCTTCAACTTCACGGTCAGCGGTTCGGCTGCGGACTCGATGATCATCGACAACGGTGACTTTGGTTACAGTACCAGTGGCGCTGCCTGGAATCGTGAAGTGCGGACCTGGGGTGACGACACGCAATACTTCCAGCGGGACCAGGACGTGCTGCTGGGCGGCGACCTGCCGGGCACCAACACGGCGACCTGGACGTTCGAGAATCTGGGCGCCGGCACTTATCAGGTGGCCTCGCACTGGCTGAACCACAGCGGATACGCGTCCAATGCCCAGATCACGATCGCGGGCATCGAAGGGGGACCGATCACGGTCTCACTGGACCAGCGGTTCTACCCGCAGGGCTTCAGTGCCGACGGCTCGATCTGGCAGGAACTGGGTAACTTCCAGGTGGCTGCCGGCAACACGCTGACGGTCACCATCTCGGACGACGGTGCGAACGGCAACCTGGCTGCCGACGCCATGCGGCTGGAACTGATTCCACCCGGGCTCACGGCTCCGGAAATCGACGTCGCAGCCGGGGCCACGGCCCTGACCAGCGGCGTGAGCAGCATCGATCTGGGCACCGCCTTCTTCGGCGAAACCCTGTCGCAGACCTTCACGATTACCAATACGGGGACCAACACGCTGAACCTGGGAGCCATCACTCTGCCAGGATCGGGCGAGTACACCGTCTCGTCTCCGCTGGGCACGACGACTCTGTTCGCCGGTCAGTCGACGACCTTCGAGATCTCATTCAACAGCACCGGCGCCGCCGGTGTGGTTGCTGGTCCGGTCTCAATCGCCACGAACGACAGCGATGAGAACCCCTTCACGTTCAACATCACCGCCGAAATGACGGATGTGGTGCTGATCGACAATGGTGATGTGGGTTACAGCAGCACCGGCAGTTGGAACACCCTGTTCTACGATGCCCGTTACTTCGAAAGTGATGCCCAGAGACTGAACCTGGGTCAGAGCGGAACGGCGACCTGGGACTTCACGAACCTGACCGCCGGAACCTACACCGTCTCTGCGACCTGGCTGAATGACCCGTTACGGGCCACGAATGCCGAGTACAATGTTGCCGGCGTGGGACCCGTCGTGGTCAACCAGCGGGTTGCACCGAATGACTTCGCCGCCGATGGCTTCAACTGGGAGATCCTGACGGCCGCGGTTGTGGTGGCACCCGGTGGTTCGATCACCGTGACCCTGAGTGACAACGGCCCGGCCAATGGGGCGATCAATGCCGATGCGATCCGCATCCAGCGGGTCGGAGCACTGATGGCGGCCGCCGGTGTGAGCAGCACTGCGGCTCCATCGATCACCCAGTCCGACCTGGACTCGGTCGTGGATGCGGCCCTGAGCTACTGGGAAACAGCAGGGTTGAGCGATGCTCAGCTGGAACTGCTGGGTTCGGTGAACTTCGTACTGACCGACCTGCCGGATGCAATGCTCGGTGGTGCTTCAGGTACAACGGTTCTGATCGACGTCAACGCCGCCGGTTACGGCTGGTTCGTCGATGGAACGCCGCTGGACAGCAGCGAGTTCACACTGCTGGATGGCAGCCTGCTGGCCGGTTCCGGCAGCGACGCCTTCGGTCAGATGGATCTGCTGACAGTCGTAATGCACGAGCTGGGTCACACGCTGGGTCTGGAAGACCTGGACTCAGACGGTACCCTGATGAGCGAGTCGCTGGACGTCTCCGAACGTCGTCTGCCGAGTGCAGACGAAATCGACGACTTCTTCAGCGGTATCGCCGGCGGAGACAACCCGCTGCTGGACTAA